One window of the Candidatus Diapherotrites archaeon genome contains the following:
- a CDS encoding Hsp20/alpha crystallin family protein → MNEPQKKMIKLYFDFEKMESLLEKMVDSMAEEGEKDAVMGFTISFDNNNNPLIQKFDSSSKEKRPELNQCLYEPLSTLDETEREFFITLGFNAAIESRNLKIDLNEKNLIVTVISEELKYSKKFPFEKPVEPKSLKMNLNNGILEMKVEKKL, encoded by the coding sequence ATGAATGAACCGCAAAAAAAAATGATTAAATTGTACTTCGACTTCGAGAAAATGGAGTCACTGCTGGAAAAAATGGTTGACTCAATGGCAGAAGAAGGAGAGAAAGATGCAGTAATGGGATTCACTATCTCCTTTGATAATAACAATAACCCTTTAATACAGAAATTTGATTCAAGCAGCAAAGAGAAAAGGCCTGAATTAAACCAGTGTCTTTACGAGCCATTATCAACCCTTGATGAAACAGAAAGAGAATTCTTTATTACATTAGGATTCAATGCAGCAATCGAGAGCAGGAACCTGAAAATAGACTTGAACGAAAAAAACCTTATTGTGACAGTAATAAGCGAAGAATTAAAGTACAGCAAAAAATTCCCCTTCGAAAAACCAGTTGAACCAAAAAGCCTCAAGATGAATTTGAATAACGGAATACTGGAAATGAAAGTAGAAAAAAAGCTATAA
- a CDS encoding arginine decarboxylase, pyruvoyl-dependent, with protein sequence MVPKKLFFTKGVGIHKEKLTSFELALRNAGIEKCNLVKVSSILSPNCKIIPRTQGVNELKAGAITFCVLSENCSNEPSRLIAASIGCAVPKDRNNYGYLSEHHSFGQTDQVAGDYAEDIAASMLASTLGIEFDENAEYDAKKEQWKISGKIVRTMNITQSAVIPKSGKWVTVIAAAVFIL encoded by the coding sequence ATGGTTCCAAAAAAGCTTTTTTTCACTAAGGGCGTTGGAATTCATAAAGAAAAACTGACTTCTTTCGAGTTAGCCTTGAGGAATGCAGGCATAGAGAAATGCAATTTAGTGAAGGTATCCTCAATCCTGTCTCCTAACTGCAAGATTATTCCTAGAACGCAGGGAGTGAATGAATTAAAGGCTGGGGCAATTACTTTCTGTGTTTTAAGCGAGAACTGCTCCAATGAGCCTTCAAGGCTGATTGCTGCAAGCATTGGCTGTGCTGTCCCCAAGGACAGGAACAATTACGGTTATCTTTCTGAACACCACTCCTTCGGCCAGACAGACCAGGTTGCAGGCGATTACGCTGAAGATATTGCTGCCTCAATGCTTGCCTCAACATTGGGAATTGAATTCGACGAGAATGCTGAATACGACGCAAAGAAAGAGCAGTGGAAGATCAGCGGAAAAATTGTTCGAACAATGAACATAACCCAAAGCGCTGTAATACCCAAGTCAGGGAAATGGGTTACAGTAATAGCAGCAGCAGTTTTCATATTATAG
- the scpB gene encoding SMC-Scp complex subunit ScpB — protein sequence MELEEEMQQMPERAEGTEEKAGKEAEEKGALKELMRKPENISKIEKMRKLIEATLFMSPKPVSIEEISKVVNNKNLALLEGILSGLIEEYNLRDSAIEIVREADGFKMKIRKDFEQSVMHLAGTVQYSKAVMKTLAYIAYRQPVKQSQVIKFRSTKAYEEIKLLEEKGLISKEKKGVTYIVRTTKKFLEYFGEDSVMLKENLEREESTQ from the coding sequence ATGGAATTAGAAGAAGAAATGCAGCAAATGCCTGAAAGAGCAGAAGGCACTGAAGAAAAAGCAGGAAAAGAAGCAGAGGAAAAAGGCGCACTGAAGGAGTTAATGCGCAAGCCTGAAAACATTTCCAAGATTGAAAAAATGAGGAAATTGATTGAGGCTACACTCTTCATGTCCCCAAAGCCTGTTTCAATTGAAGAAATCTCCAAGGTTGTGAACAACAAGAATTTGGCTCTCCTTGAAGGAATCCTTTCAGGGCTAATTGAAGAATACAATCTCAGGGATTCTGCAATTGAAATAGTAAGGGAGGCAGACGGCTTCAAGATGAAGATAAGAAAAGACTTCGAGCAGAGCGTAATGCATTTGGCCGGAACAGTACAATACAGCAAGGCAGTAATGAAGACCTTGGCTTACATTGCGTACAGGCAGCCTGTCAAGCAGTCCCAGGTAATTAAGTTCAGGTCAACCAAGGCTTACGAGGAAATCAAGCTCTTGGAAGAGAAAGGCCTTATCTCCAAAGAAAAGAAAGGCGTTACATATATAGTTCGCACTACAAAGAAGTTCCTTGAATACTTCGGCGAAGACTCTGTAATGCTCAAAGAAAACCTCGAAAGAGAAGAAAGCACTCAATAA